In Passer domesticus isolate bPasDom1 chromosome 1, bPasDom1.hap1, whole genome shotgun sequence, one DNA window encodes the following:
- the TMEM74 gene encoding transmembrane protein 74: MACMELLYLAEESRQVPLGTATGWSLSPHPYEQQQCEGGEADPRAATAVAALHCERHCKPLQRGPVAEPPLAPQPSSVGSSPQDHPAPSSTSQPCHPAERLPGEEDGGKKKACCCAQELETSFTYVDENVNLEHARSPPTPTGGQDAPLQHHSCRELPPEWAHDSPSLVSEEDDAASEAAAGKSVDYGFISAILFLVSGILLVIISYVVPRDVTVDPNTVAAREMERLENESARIGAHLDRCVIAGLCLLTLGGVVLSSLLMVSMWKGELYRRSRFASSKESAKLYGSFNFRMKSGANDNMLELSLVEEDVLAIDN; this comes from the coding sequence ATGGCTTGCATGGAGCTTCTCTACCTGGCCGAGGAGAGCAGACAggtgcccctgggcactgctaCTGGCTGGAGCCTGTCTCCGCATCCCTacgagcagcagcagtgtgagggGGGTGAGGCGGACCCCagagcagccactgctgtgGCAGCCCTGCACTGTGAACGGCACTGCAAGCCCTTGCAGAGGGGCCCTGTGGCTGAGCCCCCCCTGGCTCCCCAGCCCTCCTCTGTGGGCAGCTCGCCCCAGGACCACCCTGCCCCCTCCAGCacgtcccagccctgccacccagCCGAGCGCTTGCCCGGGGAAGAGgatggagggaagaagaaagcctgctgctgtgcccaggaacTCGAGACATCGTTCACCTATGTGGATGAAAATGTAAATCTGGAGCATGCAAGAAGTCCCCCTACTCCTACAGGTGGCCAGGATGCTCCTCTGCAGCATCattcctgcagggagctgccaccTGAATGGGCACACGATTCTCCTTCCTTGGTCTCTGAGGAGGATGATGCTGCCTcggaggcagcagctgggaaatcCGTTGACTATGGATTCATTAGTGCCATTTTGTTCCTGGTTAGTGGCATTTTGCTGGTGATAATTTCCTACGTGGTACCCAGAGATGTGACTGTGGATCCCAACACCGTGGCTGCCCGGGAgatggagaggctggagaaCGAGAGCGCAAGGATCGGTGCTCACTTGGACCGCTGTGTTATCGCTGGGCTGTGTCTCTTAACCCTGGGGGGCGTGGTGCTCTCCAGCCTGCTGATGGTGTCCATGTGGAAAGGGGAGCTGTACCGGAGGAGCAGGTTTGCATCCTCCAAGGAGTCTGCCAAGCTGTATGGATCTTTCAATTTTAGAATGAAGTCTGGAGCAAATGATAATATGCTCGAGCTGTCGTTAGTTGAGGAAGATGTGCTTGCCATAGATAATTAG